One region of Aminobacterium colombiense DSM 12261 genomic DNA includes:
- a CDS encoding alanine racemase — protein MGIYPRLIVFCDKIAYNAAQIVSLCRQWNIGVYGVAKGACAQGDIVHVMVESGCEGIADSRIKNLYRLKKEMRLSVPVMMLRPPMMSEIPEVVEYGDSSVVSMSETIRALDHESVFQKKDHLVLLMIDLGDLREGIWPDELEQIGKILKGCQRVRCMGVGVNFGCFGGVRPSMEKLEELGVLEKELESLLGYPLKVCSGGSTSSLALIEDGTMPSNVNALRIGEAILLGTDSSGGRPLPFLKQQTVILETEIIEVKRKPSFPLGEIAADAFGNIPSFVDRGVRLRAISAIGKQDARIEGLSPLEEGIEILGASSDHMVLDAEKYGRTLHVGDKVHFSVKYSALLALTTSPYVSIHVIK, from the coding sequence ATGGGCATTTACCCTCGTCTTATAGTCTTCTGCGACAAAATAGCTTACAATGCAGCGCAAATTGTTTCATTATGCAGGCAGTGGAATATTGGAGTATATGGTGTGGCAAAGGGAGCCTGTGCCCAGGGAGACATTGTCCATGTGATGGTTGAAAGCGGTTGTGAAGGTATTGCTGACAGCCGAATAAAGAATTTATACCGATTAAAAAAGGAAATGCGTCTTTCCGTTCCTGTTATGATGCTTCGCCCGCCCATGATGAGCGAAATTCCTGAAGTAGTGGAGTATGGAGATTCCTCTGTGGTGTCTATGTCCGAAACAATTCGTGCTCTTGACCATGAAAGTGTTTTTCAAAAGAAAGATCATCTCGTTTTGCTTATGATAGATCTTGGAGATTTAAGAGAAGGCATTTGGCCTGATGAGCTAGAGCAAATCGGCAAGATTCTAAAGGGATGTCAACGCGTGAGATGCATGGGAGTGGGTGTGAATTTTGGCTGCTTTGGCGGCGTCCGCCCTTCCATGGAAAAACTAGAGGAACTGGGTGTTCTCGAAAAAGAACTGGAGAGCCTTTTAGGTTACCCTTTAAAAGTCTGTTCAGGAGGGAGCACGTCCTCTCTGGCCCTTATTGAAGATGGCACTATGCCGTCTAATGTAAATGCATTGCGTATTGGCGAGGCCATATTGCTGGGAACAGATTCTTCCGGCGGAAGGCCTCTGCCTTTTTTAAAACAACAAACAGTGATTCTTGAGACAGAGATCATAGAAGTTAAAAGAAAACCAAGTTTCCCCCTGGGAGAAATAGCAGCAGATGCTTTTGGAAATATCCCCTCTTTTGTTGACCGAGGAGTGCGGTTGAGAGCTATTTCAGCTATAGGAAAACAGGATGCCAGAATAGAAGGACTTTCTCCTCTTGAAGAGGGCATCGAAATTTTAGGCGCTTCTAGCGATCATATGGTGCTGGATGCAGAGAAATATGGCAGAACATTACATGTGGGCGATAAGGTGCATTTCTCAGTCAAATATAGTGCTTTGCTTGCTTTGACAACGTCTCCGTATGTTTCTATCCATGTTATAAAGTAA
- the cdaA gene encoding diadenylate cyclase CdaA, whose amino-acid sequence MLDFFRWHDILDIIIITVIIHRLLLLLVGTRAMQLVKGLLVLGVVASLARVLDLRTLSWFLGKVLGVLIIAIPIVFQPELRRMLEELGRGNIWRRKRAQKKAEALSQEITRALGYLKGQKIGALLVLQRETGLRDFWSTAVRLNAEVSQELIIAIFWPDNPLHDGAVIIDRDMILSAGTYLPLTENTNLSRWIGTRHRAALGVTEVSDAIALVVSEERGEISLAINGHLSRNLKDNQVYKLLMHYFGAEENERRSFLDRIQEEIRSLWQ is encoded by the coding sequence ATGCTCGATTTTTTTCGATGGCACGATATTCTTGATATTATTATTATAACGGTGATTATCCACCGTTTGCTGCTGTTGCTGGTGGGTACAAGGGCAATGCAGCTTGTTAAAGGATTGCTTGTTCTTGGAGTAGTGGCTTCTCTCGCACGCGTTCTTGATCTTCGAACCCTTTCTTGGTTTTTGGGAAAGGTCCTCGGTGTTTTGATCATCGCTATCCCTATAGTTTTCCAACCAGAGCTTCGGCGAATGCTGGAAGAACTGGGAAGAGGAAATATCTGGAGGAGAAAAAGAGCACAAAAGAAAGCAGAAGCTCTCAGTCAGGAAATTACAAGGGCTCTTGGATATTTAAAAGGGCAGAAGATTGGAGCTCTTTTAGTATTACAGAGGGAAACAGGATTGAGAGATTTCTGGAGCACTGCGGTGAGATTAAACGCAGAAGTTTCTCAAGAACTGATCATTGCCATATTTTGGCCAGATAATCCTCTTCATGACGGAGCAGTGATCATAGATCGGGATATGATCCTTTCTGCTGGGACCTACTTGCCTCTGACTGAAAATACAAATCTTTCAAGGTGGATTGGGACTCGCCATCGCGCAGCTCTAGGAGTAACGGAAGTATCAGATGCTATTGCCCTTGTTGTTTCAGAAGAACGAGGAGAGATTTCCCTTGCCATTAATGGACATCTTTCAAGAAATCTGAAGGATAACCAGGTGTATAAGCTTCTTATGCATTATTTTGGAGCGGAAGAGAATGAAAGGCGTTCTTTTCTGGACAGAATACAGGAAGAGATACGTTCTCTGTGGCAATAG
- a CDS encoding YbbR-like domain-containing protein → MAIDREEGSFTTMSPVRRKIDTLLSSPNFLRIISIVIAVLLWFYVSGDRANEIVKTFKCQVDFLNVPPQTILKTEAKTVEISVSGSRRVLDSLQQGSIICEVDAKGLSLGKYRLAVRAIVPKDVKLVGINPSQIAMEMVRYVERVVPVEVTVKDGLPSGLYLESVHVTPKDITVKGVEKDLARIESVRVSPTFDQLKSGEEITVPVEIIKSQGFEDEVTIDPGQVKLMAVLAQGLPKKKVPVNVQVVGKPDSDYSVKAIVVEPSEVEVEGPYPSLGSLSRLETETIDITGLSQEQSMVVPLKPLEDSSLKYTGASSVRVNILLKPYTVSKLLNNVAVEVEGNSIYPGWSVEPTTVNITIEGIPSEVEKINETNFPIEPYVNVTNIVSRKLMVPVQIRNTSKSIHVVKVDPSRVTVRAEVE, encoded by the coding sequence GTGGCAATAGACCGCGAAGAAGGGAGTTTTACTACCATGTCGCCTGTAAGAAGAAAAATAGACACACTTCTTTCATCCCCTAATTTTTTAAGAATAATATCTATTGTCATTGCCGTTCTTCTCTGGTTTTATGTGTCAGGAGATCGGGCAAATGAAATAGTGAAAACATTTAAATGCCAGGTGGATTTTTTGAATGTCCCTCCTCAGACCATATTAAAGACAGAGGCGAAAACTGTAGAGATAAGTGTTTCAGGAAGTCGACGGGTATTAGACAGCCTCCAACAAGGGAGCATTATCTGTGAAGTAGACGCAAAAGGACTTTCCCTTGGGAAGTATCGTTTGGCTGTAAGGGCCATTGTTCCAAAAGATGTCAAATTGGTAGGTATTAATCCGTCACAGATCGCAATGGAGATGGTGCGATACGTAGAACGGGTTGTTCCTGTGGAAGTAACAGTAAAAGATGGCTTGCCATCGGGGCTTTATCTTGAGTCTGTCCATGTTACCCCTAAAGATATAACTGTAAAAGGTGTGGAGAAAGACCTGGCTCGGATCGAAAGTGTTCGCGTTTCTCCAACCTTTGACCAGCTGAAAAGCGGGGAAGAAATAACAGTTCCTGTGGAAATTATCAAGTCTCAAGGGTTTGAAGACGAAGTGACCATTGATCCCGGACAAGTAAAGCTTATGGCAGTACTAGCCCAGGGGCTTCCGAAAAAGAAAGTTCCTGTCAACGTGCAGGTAGTGGGCAAGCCGGATTCTGATTATTCTGTGAAAGCCATTGTGGTAGAGCCTTCCGAAGTGGAGGTAGAAGGTCCCTATCCTAGCTTGGGCTCTCTCTCGCGCCTTGAAACGGAAACTATCGACATTACGGGCCTTTCTCAAGAACAAAGCATGGTTGTCCCATTGAAACCTTTAGAAGACTCGTCATTAAAATATACGGGAGCTTCTTCAGTGCGTGTTAATATTCTTCTAAAACCCTATACTGTGTCTAAACTCCTTAACAATGTTGCTGTGGAAGTTGAAGGAAATAGCATCTATCCGGGGTGGAGTGTTGAGCCCACCACTGTTAACATAACCATAGAAGGGATTCCATCTGAAGTGGAAAAAATAAACGAAACAAATTTCCCTATCGAGCCTTACGTTAACGTGACAAATATTGTTTCAAGAAAACTAATGGTTCCAGTACAGATAAGAAACACTTCAAAAAGTATTCACGTGGTCAAAGTTGACCCCTCTCGGGTTACAGTACGTGCTGAAGTGGAATAA